The proteins below come from a single Yamadazyma tenuis chromosome 5, complete sequence genomic window:
- the AZF1 gene encoding DNA-binding transcription factor (EggNog:ENOG503NW8N; COG:K) encodes MMSEVSSSRSGFKNSNTSKSKNNSKNKNNNGKGLPTSDNSAITGSTSIKSPNSGNLMATNSPYGPGAIPLSSGAANSNVFNPSAKQTNGRQDSIGNLVNGYNNYQYYPNYPSYGSNSMVPSQSREPSSGTSDVRPRGDSIYLPPPMITSQFNKYANIDETVGPGVPIPGGSRSNSIFNLFNLNPSDKKRLSSADNMLLQDFENYLNTYGSQNVIPQGTPIGINNSGSIGGTTNPGSTNKDSLSNLLQFPFNTSRSNSQSRKDSKSSKHSSIDFSNSGSWEGLNMFGGNPSNQNYQNQSGQNLMFSNNGNLSTLLQSLSNSIDFSNMSQEQRRDSIIRYFNDPNFRNSLSQQTPLKEDIFSKEDPKSDIMNDSNKLTVPRMIKSDSKNQPLSPTSSLSSKSETKYEVPQSPKTSPGEAKTNQYTNNPGNSGYYNIPPNQGQLLMQPSGQMGSPQQQYYRSTQYSPQYIAPNYTNYNYPPAPPPGNQTSVPSVSGQRVAKVSPQKTPQGDLNSLEKTEQPRLGATKIDQLMLVIQARDEANKDIKIHTNEDGNIIGEVKPQHLVGGVEKNKLIPEASGSSDDGTDATHERKKHHRKLPQCPYCEKFFAQSTQLEVHIRSHIGLKPFECTYCHKRFTQGGNLTTHLRLHTGEKPFACEVCHKSFSRKGNLAAHKLTHEKLKPFDCKLDGCDKAFTQLGNLKSHQNKFHLNTLNSLTMKLAELSSAQIANLPSHEKELLDYFKNLYKNSNKGIKGRGKRETGLHDSSDLGAGPTGSESSTSFRASNYDQFV; translated from the coding sequence ATGATGAGTGAAGTATCATCATCCAGGCTGGGGTTCAAAAATTCCAACACCAGCAAATCTAAGAACAATTCAAAGAATAAAAACAACAACGGTAAAGGTCTACCTACAAGTGATAACTCTGCCATCACCGGAAGTACCTCCATAAAACTGCCCAACTCCGGTAACTTGATGGCCACAAACTCTCCGTATGGGCCTGGTGCCATTCCCTTGTCTTCCGGAGCTGCCAATAGCAATGTTTTTAACCCATCTGCCAAACAGACAAATGGAAGACAAGACTCCATTGGAAACCTTGTGAACGGCTATAATAATTACCAATACTATCCCAATTATCCAAGTTACGGCTCCAACAGTATGGTACCGAGTCAATCCAGAGAGCCTTCCTCAGGCACTTCTGATGTTCGACCCAGGGGTGATTCGATTTATCTACCCCCTCCAATGATTACGTCCCAGTTCAATAAGTATGCCAACATAGATGAGACAGTGGGTCCGGGTGTCCCAATACCGGGTGGTTCTCGCTCCAACTCGATAtttaacttgttcaatttgaatcCTTCAGACAAGAAACGCCTCTCATCTGCAGATAATATGCTTCTCCaggactttgaaaactacTTGAATACGTATGGTTCTCAGAATGTCATTCCTCAAGGTACTCCCATCGGTATCAATAACTCTGGTAGTATTGGTGGTACCACAAATCCCGGAAGTACCAATAAAGATAGTCTAAGCAACTTACTTCAATTTCCGTTTAACACCTCGCGGTCCAATTCACAGAGTCGAAAGGACTCCAAGTCGTCTAAACATAGCTCGATAGACTTTTCTAATAGTGGTTCTTGGGAGGGTCTCAATATGTTTGGTGGGAATCCCAGTAATCAAAACTACCAAAACCAGAGCGGCCAAAACCTTATGTTTCTGAACAATGGTAACCTTTCGACCCTCCTACAAAGTTTGAGTAACTCCATTGATTTCAGCAACATGAGCCAAGAGCAGAGGCGAGACTCGATTATAAGGTACTTTAACGATCCTAACTTCAGAAACAGCTTGTCACAGCAAACTCCGCTAAAAGAAGACATTTTTCTGAAGGAGGATCCCAAGTCAGACATTATGAATGATTCGAATAAGCTCACGGTTCCAAGAATGATCAAATCGGACAGTAAGAACCAGCCGCTCTCTCCAACCTCAtctttatcatcaaaatctGAGACCAAATATGAAGTTCCTCAAAGCCCGAAAACCTCACCCGGAGAAGCAAAGACTAACCAATACACAAATAATCCCGGTAATTCGGGCTACTACAATATCCCACCAAATCAGGGACAGCTTCTCATGCAACCTTCTGGTCAAATGGGAAGTCCTCAACAGCAATATTACCGGTCAACTCAATATCTGCCTCAGTACATTGCTCCAAATTATACCAACTATAACTATCCTCCAGCTCCACCTCCAGGAAATCAGACATCGGTACCTTCTGTTTCTGGTCAACGTGTAGCTAAGGTCAGTCCTCAAAAGACACCTCAAGGAGACTTGAATAGCCTCGAAAAGACTGAACAACCTCGCTTGGGTGCAACAaaaattgaccaactcaTGCTTGTTATACAAGCAAGGGATGAAGCAAATAAAGATATAAAGATCCACACCAATGAAGATGGCAATATAATAGGAGAAGTGAAACCACAACACCTTGTGGGTGGGGTTGAAAAGAATAAACTTATTCCTGAGGCGTCAGGTAGTTCGGATGATGGAACAGACGCCACCCATGAGCGTAAAAAGCATCACCGAAAGCTTCCTCAGTGTCCCTATTGTGAAAAGTTCTTTGCCCAATCAACACAACTCGAAGTGCACATTCGTTCACACATTGGACTTAAACCATTCGAGTGTACGTACTGTCACAAGAGATTCACCCAAGGGGGCAATTTGACGACccatcttcgtcttcacACAGGCGAGAAACCGTTTGCTTGTGAAGTCTGCCACAAATCTTTCAGTAGAAAGGGGAATTTGGCAGCTCACAAGTTGACCCATGAGAAACTCAAACCTTTTGACTGTAAATTGGATGGTTGTGATAAAGCTTTCACCCAATTGGGAAACTTGAAATCACACCAAAACAAGTTCCATCTTAATACGCTTAATTCATTGACCATGAAATTAGCTGAGCTCAGTTCGGCTCAAATTGCTAACTTACCATCCCATGAGAAAGAATTACTCGActacttcaagaacttgtacAAAAATAGTAATAAGGGAATCAAAGGGCGGGGGAAACGAGAAACTGGCCTTCATGATAGCTCGGACCTTGGGGCTGGTCCCACGGGTTCCGAATCATCTACATCCTTCAGAGCCAGCAATTACGACCAATTTGTATAG
- the PSD1 gene encoding phosphatidylserine decarboxylase 1 (COG:I; BUSCO:EOG092639H5; EggNog:ENOG503NZD1), whose protein sequence is MAFRPPSFNPSPTMKQRLRYTPAPFMLGPQRMNIAQPLSRASTIAELASNNSLPKNNRKNKFKKKVASYYDQFPRIPRPKRNNVLFYSSWSNSENNKSHRFPNIRLSKRSFSTANQKLRNKTFNLHKRLFSAEARKQRQQRRRFIRWWTLTSLAVLLTGVAGKIKYERGQYDDDDEHIPHNEYAIKPESWQLYIYSTLPLKAISRLWGQVNSINLPVWLRSPSYRLYSTLFGVNLDEMENPDLTSYSNLSDFFYRTLKPGARPIDDFDLVSPSDGKVLKFGVIEDGEIEQVKGMTYSVDALLGLKTEKLAAPSHSLDFEHLDDDATVLERDQEFAKINGITYTVDDILGGESDRTTHKNDLQYKDAGDRADADSKATLKKELLVARDLTPTPLERLGLSGSKQLYFTVIYLAPGDYHRYHSPTNWVATLRRHFIGELFSVAPFFQKTLQGLFVLNERVALLGYWKYGFFSMIPVGATNVGSIVVDFDKDLKTNDIYEHAVYSKSRQSSVDSISSADENTPLIPEKEPELDVQESTSDLTLVSESSQASTPKAEKPKRLKKNTVYEATYTKASRLLGGYPMNKGSQIGGFKLGSTVVLVFEAPDNFKFDLQIGQKVKVGQSLGRFV, encoded by the coding sequence ATGGCCTTCAGACCTCCTCTGTTCAATCCTTCGCCTACCATGAAACAACGGTTGCGGTATACACCTGCCCCGTTCATGCTTGGTCCACAGAGAATGAATATCGCTCAACCGCTCTCCCGGGCTTCCACTATCGCTGAATTGGCTTCAAACAATTCGTTACCAAAAAACAACCGgaagaacaagttcaagaagaaggtggcTTCGTACTACGATCAGTTCCCCAGAATCCCACGTCCCAAGAGAAATAACGTGTTGTTCTACTCGTCTTGGAGTAACAGTGAAAACAACAAGTCCCACAGATTTCCAAACATCAGGTTGAGTAAACGGCTGTTTTCCACTGCCAACCAGAAGCTTAGGAACAAAACCTTCAACCTCCACAAGAGGCTCTTTTCGGCTGAGGCCAGGAAACAACGACAACAACGTAGACGTTTTATCAGATGGTGGACCTTGACTTCGTTGGCCGTTCTTTTGACGGGTGTGGCCGGTAAAATCAAATACGAACGAGGCCAATACGATGACGACGATGAACACATTCCTCATAACGAATATGCCATCAAGCCCGAGTCTTGGCAGCTCTACATCTATTCAACTTTACCTTTGAAGGCTATTTCTAGATTATGGGGGCAGGTTAACTCCATAAATCTTCCGGTTTGGCTTAGGTCACCTTCCTACAGACTTTACTCGACACTCTTTGGAGTTAATTTGGATGAAATGGAGAACCCTGATTTAACCTCCTACTCTAACCTTTCTGATTTTTTTTACCGAACTTTAAAGCCAGGTGCCCGGCCTATTGATGACTTCGACTTGGTATCTCCATCTGATGGGAAAGTATTGAAATTTGGTGTTATAGAGGATGGAGAAATTGAACAGGTTAAGGGTATGACATACTCGGTTGATGCTTTGCTCGGGTTAAAGACTGAGAAGTTAGCAGCTCCTTCACACTCGTTGGATTTCGAAcacttggatgatgatgctaCGGTACTTGAAAGAGACCAAGAGTttgccaaaatcaatggtATCACTTATACTGTAGATGATATCCTTGGAGGTGAATCCGATAGAACTACTCACAAGAATGACTTACAGTATAAAGATGCTGGTGATAGAGCTGATGCAGATTCAAAGGcgactttgaagaaagagtTATTGGTTGCTAGGGATTTGACTCCCACCCCATTGGAAAGATTGGGCTTAAGTGGAAGCAAACAGTTGTACTTCACAGTGATTTATTTGGCTCCTGGTGACTACCACCGGTACCATTCTCCGACTAACTGGGTGGCTACATTAAGACGCCATTTTATTGGTGAGTTGTTTTCGGTGGCTCCATTCTTTCAGAAAACCTTACAAGggttgtttgtgttgaatGAAAGGGTGGCATTGTTGGGTTACTGGAAGTATGGGTTCTTTTCCATGATTCCTGTTGGAGCCACCAATGTGGGAAGtattgtggttgattttgataaGGATTTGAAGACCAACGATATCTATGAACACGCGGTGTATCTGAAGCTGAGACAATCGTCTGTCGATTCGATCAGTTCAGCAGATGAAAACACGCCTTTGATACCCGAGAAGGAGCCCGAACTTGATGTACAAGAGTCTACCAGTGATTTGACTCTAGTATCTGAATCGTCACAAGCCTCTACGCCTAAGGCGGAAAAACccaagagattgaagaaaaataCCGTGTATGAGGCCACGTACACCAAGGCTTCGCGCCTTTTAGGAGGTTATCCCATGAATAAGGGCAgtcaaattggtggatTCAAGTTGGGTTCAACAGTTGTATTGGTGTTTGAAGCTCCAGACAACTTTAAGTTTGATCTACAGATTGGTCAGAAGGTCAAAGTCGGACAATCTTTGGGACGTTTTGTGTGA
- the MTR3 gene encoding 3'-5'-exoribonuclease (COG:J; EggNog:ENOG503NUZX), translated as MNTDRRRILGPQDARIPDLGISTNANNSMDIDPAGFAAEKRSSDIQKMFMKTNFISNANGSSYIEHGDTIVQVSVFGPRPIKSSFIEQASFSVECRFLPHLKQDDALDIDGDHHSNPNGRTGLSYTEHKISSFVESCLVPSILLDKYPKSTIDLHITVIEHNSESTSLTNLVNWITVASSLALVDSGVEVRDIVTAGHIISDGQHVILDPIEPVSKRTDCLVCFMNLKNEIVGIWVDGDLDNLDTAIEECNKMSRTIRGNINSYLLST; from the coding sequence ATGAACACAGatagaagaagaatattAGGGCCACAAGACGCCCGAATCCCCGACTTGGGTATATCTACCAACGCTAACAATTCTATGGATATAGATCCTGCTGGATTTGCCGCTGAAAAGCGCTCCTCAGATATCCAAAAGATGTTTATGAAGACAAACTTCATTTCCAACGCCAACGGCTCTTCGTACATAGAACATGGAGACACCATCGTCCAAGTGTCTGTGTTTGGCCCCAGGCCAATAAAGTCCAGTTTTATTGAACAAGCATCGTTCTCAGTTGAGTGTCGATTTCTTCCTCACTTAAAACAAGATGATGCCCTTGATATAGATGGGGACCACCATTCTAATCCCAATGGAAGAACAGGATTATCATACACAGAACATAAGATTAGTTCATTCGTGGAAAGCTGTCTTGTTCCCAGTATCTTATTGGATAAATACCCCAAGCTGACGATAGACTTACACATTACGGTGATAGAGCATAATAGTGAATCTACTAGTTTGAccaatttggtgaattGGATAACTGTCGCATCTTCATTAGCATTGGTTGATTCGGGCGTCGAAGTAAGAGATATTGTAACGGCGGGCCATATAATTTCAGATGGTCAACATGTAATACTAGATCCTATAGAGCCAGTCTCTAAAAGAACGGACTGTCTTGTATGCTTTATGAACTTAAAAAATGAAATAGTTGGTATATGGGTTGATGGGGACCTAGATAACTTGGACACGGCTATAGAGGAGTGCAACAAGATGTCCAGAACTATACGGGGAAATATCAATTCTTATTTACTCTCTACTTGA
- the RPC19 gene encoding RNA polymerase subunit AC19 (EggNog:ENOG503P58J; COG:K), translating to MSTIIDEQHKDVDPDQMDQDQDIEEYDLDKIKLLPGSSEDGTAASFQIVDEDHTLGNSLRYVIMKNPEVEFVGYSIPHPSENKLNIRIQTYGSITAVEALHLGLENLSQLCGVIETKFMEALN from the coding sequence ATGAGCACTATTATCGACGAGCAACACAAAGACGTGGATCCAGACCAGATGGACCAAGACCAGgacattgaagaatacGACTTGGACAAAATAAAGTTACTTCCCGGCTCTTCTGAAGATGGAACTGCTGCTTCTTTCCagattgtggatgaagaccATACTTTGGGAAACTCCTTAAGATACGTCATAATGAAGAACCCTGAGGTCGAGTTCGTAGGATACTCGATTCCACATCCTAGTGAAAATAAATTGAACATCCGAATCCAGACTTATGGTAGCATTACTGCTGTTGAGGCTTTACATTTGGGATTAGAAAACTTATCCCAGTTGTGTGGGGTGATTGAGACCAAGTTCATGGAAGCGTTGAATTAG
- the CHO2 gene encoding phosphatidylethanolamine N-methyltransferase (BUSCO:EOG09260EZT; COG:I; EggNog:ENOG503NU5P) — protein MSYNGGYDRGNSYNNNSYSNNNYGNNDHNGGGYGGNGGYGGRGGGFQNRGGNRYQDKIELTKPEWDLDALPKFEKNFYKEDEAVAKRSEEEIKKFRQESEMRIKGTAIPNPVTSFDESGFPSYVMKEIKNQGFPSPTSIQCQGWPMALSGRDMVGIAATGSGKTLSYCLPGIVHINAQPLLKHGDGPIVLVLAPTRELAVQIQTECSKFGQSSKIRSTCVYGGAPKGQQIRDLARGVEIVIATPGRLIDMLEMGKTNLKRVTYLVLDEADRMLDMGFEPQIRKIVDQIRPDRQTLMWSATWPKEVQNLANDYLNDAIQVTIGSTELAASHTITQIVEIVTDFEKRDRLVKHLETASKDSAAKILIFASTKRTCDEITSYLRSDGWPALAIHGDKMQQERDWVLNEFRTGKNPIMVATDVAARGIDVKGITYVINFDMPGNIEDYVHRIGRTGRAGSSGYAVSFFTEDNKKMGGDLCKIMREAKQEVPPELMKYDRRSHGPHPRYGGGRGGYGGARGITFSGETFTVPQTHDMVKTLFDPTIRKSLFEKVIVFGLIFNFSFIFWFSNSIRIDYFIAGYLFWRFAYDFGIGYLLYNQSKYNKMVNWAKKLQVFEVGSNSWLARLIRYEISSQMGTKYSINDYPIEFNTWLVFRKVVDLILMNDFVFFMGLFVVCSIDKDYQFINFDQQPAWLVYFRLIVGPILILFNYWVKNDAHNVIKDYAWYWGDFFFRQINNEDLIFDGVFEMVPHPMYSIGYIGYYGFALIAKSYTVLILACIGHFLQMIFLHFIENPHIDKIYGPSVVEVDLGKLIKLKDLKYFRHLKPLIGFYNFNIQRGSDIVNLILIVTYSGLLPFLFYVLKSTDTTSVFSICFDTTKIFFFLTLTLKVAESVFINSLLFCQSYYKSFTKYYLVNDIPIEDSLNNFAVIYNSFISLSYSSLVGLNIYFFMTGLNRVDLFFESYYYLRIFVGVLLILTQIFINQSIVDSIGYFGWFYGDFFIPKNPNSLSLTKAGVYRYLNNPEQIFGVCSLMGIFLIIPNFENLVLCGLWIGNNFARINFIEKFHMIKLYGKEEVLKDSGVTKTLKSLIPASRRSSTSSSANKKIFHERKNSNSIILNASETIDQIIKEFKKSNKKLTKQNIFDISQNLYFENSDYKLTLTNLKFNDDNDNNLIKYIEVGENINVEFHCPANHSPKDWIGLYKIVQTGYNRYKTLISSNNRWEWVPENKDSGVLSFAKDKLFWDEGIFEFRYHLDGKHDVAYISEPFEIKVPSIQVPSDTEGIYTFAKELKERVIDRVILMSDINENIIAKTESGYNGSILETYNRLSNLVSLATQIQVSNKIFLHPEELSILHLSSKIVHMKKVLDDLSFEKSIPAEKKDQ, from the exons ATGTCTTACAACGGAGGATACGATAGAGGTAATAGCTACAACAATAACAGCTATagcaacaacaactacGGTAACAATGACCACAATGGTGGTGGTTATGGTGGTAACGGAGGTTACGGTGGTAGAGGAGGTGGATTCCAAAACAGAGGCGGTAACAGATATCAGGATAAAATTGAACTTACCAAACCTGAATGGGATTTAGATGCTTTGCCAAAGTTCGAAAAGAACTTTTACAAGGAAGATGAGGCTGTTGCTAAAAGAtccgaagaagaaatcaagaagtttaGACAAGAAAGTGAAATGAGAATCAAAGGTACTGCTATCCCTAATCCTGTCACTAGTTTTGACGAAAGTGGATTTCCAAGTTATGTCatgaaagaaatcaaaaaccAAGGATTCCCTAGTCCTACTTCTATTCAATGTCAAGGTTGGCCTATGGCTTTGAGTGGTCGTGATATGGTTGGTATTGCTGCTACTGGTTCTGGTAAGACCTTATCATACTGTTTGCCAGGAATTGTTCACATCAACGCCCAACCTTTGTTGAAGCATGGTGATGGACCTATTGTGTTGGTATTAGCTCCAACCAGAGAATTGGCtgttcaaattcaaactgAATGTTCAAAGTTTGGTCAATCTAGTAAGATCAGAAGTACTTGTGTTTACGGAGGGGCTCCAAAGGGTCAACAAATTAGAGACTTGGCCAGAGGAGTCGAAATCGTTATTGCTACTCCAGGTAGATTAATTGACATGTTAGAGATGGGAAagaccaacttgaaaagagTCACTTACTTGGTGTTAGATGAAGCCGATAGAATGTTGGATATGGGATTTGAACCTCAAATCAGAAAGattgttgatcaaattaGACCTGATAGACAAACTTTGATGTGGTCTGCCACCTGGCCAAAGGAAGTCCAgaacttggccaacgaTTATCTTAATGATGCTATTCAAGTTACTATTGGTTCTACTGAATTGGCCGCTTCTCACACCATTACTCAAATCGTTGAAATTGTTAccgactttgaaaagagagaCAGATTAGTCAAGCACTTGGAAACTGCCAGTAAGGACAGTGCcgccaagatcttgatcTTTGCCTCTACCAAGAGAACTTGTGACGAAATCACCAGCTATTTGAGATCTGATGGATGGCCTGCATTGGCTATCCACGGGGACAAAATGCAACAAGAGAGAGACTGGGTTTTGAACGAATTCAGAACCGGAAAGAACCCTATCATGGTTGCCACTGATGTGGCTGCCAGAGGTATTG ATGTCAAAGGAATCACCTACGTGATCAACTTCGACATGCCCGGTAACATCGAAGATTATGTTCACAGAATCGGAAGAACTGGAAGAGCTGGTAGCAGCGGTTATGCCGTCAGTTTCTTCACAGaagacaacaagaagatggGTGGAGATTTATGTAAGATTATGAGAGAAGCCAAACAGGAAGTCCCACCagagttgatgaagtacGACAGAAGAAGTCACGGTCCACACCCCAGATACGGGGGTGGCCGTGGTGGTTATGGTG GAGCTAGGGGAATTACCTTCTCGGGTGAAACCTTTACGGTGCCCCAGACTCATGATATGGTCAAGACGTTATTTGATCCAACGATTCGAAAGTCGTTATTTGAAAAGGTGATTGTTTTTGGGTTGATTTTTAACTTCAGCTTCATCTTCTGGTTCAGCAATTCCATCAGAATTGACTATTTCATTGCCGGATACCTTTTCTGGCGGTTTGCCTATGATTTCGGGATAGGGTACCTTTTGTACAACCAGAGTAAGTACAATAAAATGGTTAACTGGGCAAAGAAGTTACAAGTATTTGAAGTCGGATCCAACTCCTGGTTGGCCCGTTTAATTAGATATGAGATCTCCAGCCAAATGGGAACCAAGTACAGTATCAATGACTATCCAATTGAGTTTAATACTTGGTTGGTGTTCAGAAAAGTGGTGgatttgattttgatgaacGATTTTGTATTTTTCATGGGTCTTTTTGTCGTGTGCTCCATTGACAAGGACTACCAGTTCATTAACTTCGATCAACAACCGGCTTGGTTGGTTTACTTCAGATTGATAGTGGGTCCCATTTTAATTTTGTTCAATTACTGGGTGAAAAATGATGCCCATAACGTGATTAAGGACTACGCTTGGTACTGGGGAGACTTTTTCTTCAGACAAATTAACAACGAGGACTTGATTTTTGACGGTGTGTTTGAGATGGTACCTCACCCAATGTACTCCATTGGGTACATTGGATACTACGGGTTTGCCTTGATAGCCAAGTCGTATAcggtgttgattttggcttGTATCGGGCATTTCTTGCAAATGATCTTTTTGCACTTTATTGAAAACCCCCACATTGACAAGATTTATGGTCCttcggtggtggaggtaGACTTGGGTaaactcatcaagttgaaggacttgaaatACTTCCGTCACTTGAAGCCATTGATTGGGTTttacaacttcaacataCAAAGAGGTTCGGATAtcgtcaacttgatcttaATTGTTACGTATTCAGGATTATTACCATTTCTATTCTACGTGTTGAAGTCCACAGACACCACGTCTGTGTTCTCTATTTGCTttgacaccaccaagatttttttcttcttgacgTTGACCTTGAAGGTTGCAGAGTCggttttcatcaattccTTACTTTTCTGCCAAAGCTACTACAAATCTTTCACCAAGTACTATTTGGTGAACGACATTCCAATTGAAGACTCCTTGAATAACTTTGCTGTGATTTACAACTCATTTATTTCATTGAGTTATTCTTCGTTGGTTGGTTTGAATATCTACTTCTTCATGACTGGATTGAACAGGGTGGACTTGTTCTTTGAGAGCTATTACTATTTAAGAATCTTCGTAGGGGTGTTACTTATTCTTACTCAGATATTCATAAATCAGTCAATTGTGGATTCTATTGGGTACTTTGGTTGGTTTTACGGTGACTTTTTCATTccaaagaacccaaacAGTTTGTCCTTGACCAAGGCTGGTGTTTACAGATACTTGAATAACCCTGAGCAGATATTTGGCGTGTGCTCGTTGATGGGGATTTTCTTGATTATTCccaactttgaaaacttggtATTATGTGGGTTGTGGATTGGAAACAACTTTGCTAGAATAAACTTCATTGAGAAGTTCCATATGATAAAGTTATACGgtaaagaagaagtattGAAGGATTCCGGTGTCACTAAGACTTTGAAGAGTCTTATCCCtgcttcaagaagatcttcaacatcgTCCCTGGCgaacaagaagatcttcCACGAACGTAAAAACTCAAATTCCATCATTTTGAATGCTAGCGAGaccattgatcaaattatcaaggagttcaaaaagtccaacaagaagttgaccaagCAGAATATTTTTGATATTTCCCAAAACTTGTACTTTGAAAACTCCGACTACAAGTTAACCTTGACCAATTTAAAGTTCAATGACGACAATGACAATAACTTGATAAAGTATATTGAAGTAGGAGAGAATATCAATGTGGAATTCCACTGCCCAGCCAACCACTCTCCTAAGGACTGGATTGGTTTATACAAAATTGTGCAGACTGGTTATAACCGGTACAAGACTTTGATCAGCTCCAATAATAGATGGGAATGGGTCCCTGAAAATAAGGATTCAGGTGTTCTTAGTTTTGCCAAAGACAAGTTGTTTTGGGATGAAGGCATCTTTGAGTTCAGATATCACTTGGACGGAAAGCATGATGTTGCTTACATTTCGGAACCTTTCGAAATAAAGGTTCCCAGCATTCAAGTTCCTTCTGACACAGAGGGTATCTATACTTTTGCTAAGGAGTTAAAGGAAAGGGTGATCGATAGAGTCATCCTCATGAGTGATATCAACGAGAATATCATTGCAAAGACGGAGTCCGGTTATAATGGTAGCATTTTAGAAACTTATAACCGGTTGTCCAACTTAGTATCTTTGGCTACGCAAATCCAAGTCAGtaacaagatcttcttgCACCCAGAAGAATTGAGTATCTTACatttgtcttcaaaaattgTTCATATGAAAAAGGTGTTGGATGATTTGTCGTTTGAAAAGAGTATTCCTGCTGAAAAAAAGGATCAATAA
- the MOB2 gene encoding Maintenance of ploidy protein mob2 (COG:D; EggNog:ENOG503NYA6), giving the protein MSFLNTIRGLGRGPKKNKKDLDSTNVFYQHPNGSGSPVRRSQSPTKLSPNKQQRINQVYNKQASPTRRGRSHANGDGSTRLSPRKEAARLVAPVTTINAPQDLPLFLQEPFVKTSLVKGSFKTIVQLPKYVDYGEWIALNIFEMFNNLNQFYEVFAEYMTPEAYPSMNAGPTTNYLWVDSSGQSINLPAVQYINYVLTWISNKLNDQSVFPTKSGGAFPQNFMKDCKNITRQMFRIFAHIYYNHFEKIVHLSLEAHWNSFFSHFISFVKEFKLIDKNELEPLLPLIESFEEQGKII; this is encoded by the coding sequence ATGTCTTTTTTAAATACCATCAGAGGCTTGGGAAGAGGccccaagaagaacaaaaaggACTTGGACTCCACAAACGTGTTTTATCAGCATCCCAACGGCTCAGGATCGCCAGTCAGAAGATCCCAATCACCTACCAAATTGAGTCCAAACAAACAGCAGAGAATCAACCAAGTATATAACAAGCAAGCCTCGCCCACCAGACGAGGGAGAAGCCATGCTAACGGTGACGGATCTACCCGCCTACTGCCACGGAAAGAGGCTGCTCGTCTAGTGGCGCCTGTCACCACAATCAATGCTCCTCAGGATTTGCCGTTATTCTTACAGGAACCATTTGTGAAAACATCGTTGGTGAAAGGTTCATTCAAAACAATTGTGCAGCTCCCCAAATACGTGGATTATGGTGAGTGGATAGCTCtcaacatctttgaaaTGTTCAATAATTTGAACCAGTTTTACGAGGTGTTTGCTGAGTATATGACTCCCGAGGCGTATCCCTCTATGAACGCTGGACCCACCACAAACTACTTATGGGTTGATTCGAGTGGCCAATCAATCAACTTACCAGCTGTTCAATATATTAACTACGTGTTGACATGGATCTCCAATAAATTAAATGATCAATCGGTGTTTCCCACCAAAAGTGGGGGTGCCTTCCCACAGAACTTTATGAAAGACTGCAAAAATATAACCAGACAAATGTTTCGTATATTTGCTCACATATACTATaaccattttgaaaagattGTTCATTTATCATTAGAAGCTCATTGGAACTCGTTCTTTTCTCACTTTATTAGTTTTGTGAAAGAGTTCAAATTGATAGATAAAAATGAGTTGGAACCTTTGTTACCTTTGATCGAAAGCTTTGAAGAGCAAGGTAAAATCATATAA